GGCACGCCGACGCGGTGGACGGCTTCGTGATCGCGGTGGACCGGGGCCGCTACACCTGTGTGCTGGCCGACGCCGGGCCCGACGTGCCGGTGGTCACCGCGATGCGGGCCCGGGAGCTGGGCCGCAAGTCGGTGGTGGTGGGCGACCGGGTGGGGCTGGTCGGGGACACCTCCGGGGTGGCCGGCGCGCTGGCCCGGATCGTCCGGATCGCCGAGCGCCGGTCGGTGCTGCGGCGGACCGCCGACGATGACGAGACCACCGCCGAGGGGCGGCTGGAACGGGTGGTGGTGGCCAACGCCGACCAGCTGGTGATCGTCAGCGCGCTGGCCGACCCGCCGCCGCGTACCGGTTTCGTCGACAGGTGCCTGGTGGCCGCGTACGACGCCGGGATCGAGCCGCTGCTCTGCCTGACCAAGGCCGACCTGGCCGGCCCGGAACAGGTAGTCGACTACTACACCGAGCTGGAGCTGCCGTACGTGCTGATCCGACCGGACGGCGACCTGGCCGCGCTGCGCGCGCTGCTCGCCGGCCGGGTCTCGGTGCTCGTCGGCCATTCCGGGGTGGGCAAGTCGACCCTGGTCAACCGGCTCGTGCCGGACGCCGAGCGGGCCGTCGGCGTGGTCAGCGCGATCGGCCGGGGCCGGCACACCTCGACCAGTGCGGTGGCCCTGCGGCTGCCTACCGACGGCGAGCCGGCCTGGATCGTCGACACCCCGGGGGTACGCAGCTTCGGATTGGCCCACGTCAGCGCGGACAGCCTGCTGCACGGCTTCCCCGACCTGGTGGAGGGGACGGTCGACTGCCCGCCCAACTGTCCGCACACCGCCGACGAGGTCGACTGCGCGCTGGACGCCTGGGTGGCCGGCGGCCGGGCCGACGGGCGACGGCTGGCCTCCTACCGGCGGCTGCTGGCCTCCCGGGCCGGCGAGCCCAACCCGGGCTCGACGGAGACCGCCGAGCCCGGCGACCCGCCGCCCCGGCTCTGACCGGCACCCGCCCGCGCGTGGTGGACCCGGGCGTCGCTACGGTTTCGGTCATGACCCGGTACGCCGACGATCTCGCCCTGGCCCACCTGCTCGCCGATCGCGCCGACGCCGTCTCGACGGCCCGGTTCCGCGCGCTCGACCTGCGGGTCGAGGCGAAGCCGGACCTCACCCCGGTCTCCGACGCCGACACCGCCGTCGAGCGGGAGATCCGGGCCGTGCTGGCCGCGCGGCGCCCCGGTGACGGCCTGCTCGGCGAGGAGTACGGCGAGCAGCCACCGACCGGAGCCGCCGGCCGCCGCTGGGTGGTGGACCCGATCGACGGGACGAAGAACTTCATCCGGGGCGTACCGGTCTGGGCCACCCTGATCGCGCTGCTGGAGGCGGACCGGCCGGTGCTGGGGCTGGTGAGCGCACCGGCGCTCGGCCGCCGGTGGTGGGGTGCGCTCGGTGCGGGGGCCCACGCCGGGCCGGACCTCGCCGGTGGCACGCCGATCCGGGTCTCCGGGGTGGGCCGGCTCGCCGACGCGAGTTTCTGCTACTCCTCGCTGGACGGCTGGATCGCCGGCGGCCGGCTGGACGGGATGCTCGGTCTCATGCGGGACACCTGGCGCAGCCGGGCGTACGGCGACTTCTACGGTTACATGCTGCTGGCCGAGGGGGCGCTGGACGTGATGGTGGAGCCGGAGCTGTCCCTGTGGGACATCGCCGCGCTGGTGCCGATCGTCACCGAGGCCGGCGGGGTGTTCACCGACCTGACCGGCCGGCCGGCTCCCGGCGACGGCAGCGCGGTGGCCAGCAACGGCCCGTTGCACGCCGACATCCTGGCCCGGCTCGGTCGGCCAGCCGCGCGCTGACCCACGGCACCCTCTATCCTCGCCAGGTGTCCACATCCGGTTGGTGTTTCCTGGCGGCGATGATCGTCGCGTACGGTTTCGCCAACCTGTTGCAGTCGGTCGCGGCGGCACGCACCACTGTGCACCACACCTTCGATCCGGGACTGTTGCTGCGGTTGGCCAGCCACCGCACGTACCTGGTCGGCTTCGCCTGTCAGGTGACCGGTTTCGTGCTGGCCTTCCTGGCCCGCCGGGACCTGCCGCTCTTCCTGGTCCAGGCCAGTGTGGCGGCCGGGCTCGGGGTCACCGCCGTGCTCGGCGTGGTGGTGTTGAAGTGGCGGCTGCCGATGGCCGAGGTGGCGCTGCTGGCGCTGCTCTTCGTCGGGATCACCGGGCTGGTGCTCGCCGCCCGGCCGGCGCCGTCGAAGCAGCTCGGTCCGGCCGGCATCGTCGCGCTGCTGATCGTTTTGGGCCTGATCGCGGTGCTGGGTGTCTTCGCCGTCCGGCTGCACGGCTCGCCCGGGTCGGTGGCGCTGGGTTCGCTCGCCGGTCTGGCGTTCGCCGCGGCGGCGGTGGCGGCCCGCCCGCTGGCCTCCGCGCCCTCGGCCGAGGCGATACTGCGCGATCCGCTGCTCTACCTGCTCGTCGCCCACTCGGTCGTCGGCCAGCTCCTGCTCGGTCTGGCCATGCAGCGGGGCTCGACCACCGCCGCCGTCGCGGCCATGGACGCCGCCGGTGCGGTGCCGGCGGCCGTCGTCGGGCTGCTGCTGCTCAACGACAAGATCTGGCCGGGGCGGGAATGGCTGGCCGGGCTCGGTTTCCTGGCCACCCTGGTCGCGGTGATCGGCCTGACCCGGTACGCCGCGCCGCAGCACCACCACGCGGTCGCCGACCGGCGGGAGCTGTCCGGCGTGGGCATCCCCGTCCAGGCGCCGCCGCAGCCGACGCGCCGCACCGTTCAGGCCTCGACCGGCTTACGCCGGCCGACCACCCGCTCGTAGAGCCGTTCCAGGGCACCCGCCGTCCGCTCCCAGGTGTAGCTGCACCGCACCCGGTCGACGGCGGCGTGCCCGTAGGCGAACCGGCCGGCGTTGTCGGCGAGCAGCCGGCGCAGGGTCACGCCCAGCGTCCGGACGTCGCCCGGGGGCACCAGCCGCCCGGTGACCTCGTCGACCACCGCGTCGGCGATGCCACCCATCGAGTAGCCCACCACGGGCACCCCGCAGGCCATCGCCTCCAACGACACCCGTCCGGCCGAGGAGTAGTGCGGGGTACACGCCACCACGTCCGCCGAGCGGTACCAGGTGGCCATCTGGTCGTGCGGGACGGCGCCGACGATGCGCACCTGCTCGCCGACCCCGTGCTGCTCGGCCAGCTCACGCAGGCGACGGGCCTCGGCGTGGTCGGCCAGCCGGCCGGCCGGGGGACCACCGGCGATCACCAGCTCCGCGTCACCCACCAGGCGCATCGCCCGGATCAGGTCGTCCTGGCCGTGTCCGGCGGCGAGCCCGCCGACGGAGAGGATCCGGGACCGTTGCTCCCGGGGGGCCGCCTCGCCGTCGGGGTGGAACTGGGTGACGTCCACGCCGGCCGGCACCATCGCCACCGCGGCCCGCCGCAGGCCCATCCGGGTGAGTTCGTCGACCTCGTCGTTGCACTGCGCCACGGCGATGTCCACCGCCCGGGTCAACGCCCGCTCCAGCGGGATCCGCTCCCCCGGCCCGCCGTAGCGCCGGCCCAGGTGGCGTAGCTGCTCGACGCCGAGGGAGTGGAAGGTCTGCACCACCGGTACGGCCGTCTCCCGGACCGCGGTGGCGGCGGCCAGGCCGCCGATCCAGTAGTGCCCGTGCACCACCTCCGGCTGCCACTGGCCGGACCAGCGCTCGGTCAGCCAGCGACCGAACTCGGGCACGTACGGCACCAGCTTTGCGGTGGGCGTCGGAGCCGGCGGTCCGACCGGCACCCGTTCCACCCGGTACCCGCCGACCTCGGCGGTGTCGGCCAGTTCCGTCCCCTCCCGGCGCTCGTAGACCCGGACGTCATGGCCGCGCTCGGCCAGCTCGGCCGCGACCCGGGCGATGTGCTGATGGGTGCCGACGGCGGGGCCATCGGCATGCGGGGACGGGCCGGCGTGGGCGCAGACGAGGCCGACGCGCATGAGTCACCTCCAGCGTTCTACGAGAGGATGGATGCTCCGGTCAGAGCGTCCCATTAACCGGGGCCCGTCAGGCCCAAACCTGACAGATCGGGATCGGTCAGGCGGCACCTGACCTCCCGGTTCGGGCCGAACCCCACCAGCCGGACGGGCCGGTCACCGGACGGCGACAGTCGGTGCCCCGCACATTCCGACGCCGTCGGGTCGGCATGACCGGCCACCGGTGGGGGTACGGGCGAAGGATGCCGTTGACCTGCCCGTCCGATGTCGGCCCCGGAGTACGCAGATGAGCTGGGCCGAGAACGCCGCCGCCCACTCGGGGTCGGCCGTGCCCACCGACCGGCGTACCCCGCCCGAGGTGCGCTGCCGGGTGGAGGCCGGGCCCGGCACGGGAACCGTCCGGCTCGACGGCGTGCTCACCCGGGCCGACGGCGAGGCGGTACGCGACGCGCTGCTGGCCGCGGTCTGGGAGCACGCCGGTCCGGTCCTGGTCGATCTCACCGGTCTGCGGGGCGCCGAGCCCTCCGCCGACCGGGTGTTCGCCGAGGCCCATCGGGCGGTGGCCGGCTGGCCCACGGCGGGGCTGGTCCTGCTCGACCCGGCGGAGGTGACCGGCCGGGGCGGCTCCGCCCCGTTGGACCCGTACGCGCCACGGCTCTGCGCGACCCTGGCCGAGGCGCGCGCCGCGCTCGCCGGTGCCCGGTCGACCCCGGCGGTCGACGTCGACCTCGCGCCGGTCGTCGGGGCGGCCCGCCAGGCCCGTGCGCTGATCGGTGCGAGCTGCCAGCGATGGGAGTTGCCGGAGCTGGTCGAGCCGGGTTGCATCGCGGTGACCGAGCTGGTCAACAACGTGGTCGCGCACGCCGGCACGACGATGACGGTCCGGCTGGCCCCGCAGCTGGGAGCGCTGCGGCTGGCCGTCCGGGACCGTTCCCGGCGGCTACCGTCCTACGCGGGTCTCGCCCCGCCCACCTCGACCGGGGGCCGGGGACTGCTGCTGATCGACACGGTCGCCCGGCGCTGGGGCAGCACCGCGGTACCCGACGGCAAGGTGGTCTGGTGCGTCCTGCACGCGGAGGACGAGTTGTCCTTTCCCCGGTGAGGAGCAGCCGGGGCGGCATGGTCGGTTAGTGCCGTGGAGGCAGTGGGTAGTGCTCAGCCATGCGCGACGACGAGTTCCCGACGCCCGTGTCCGACCCCGAGGCGGACGGCCTGCCCGACACCGCCGACGACGACTCGACCGCCCACGACGACGTGGCGACCGGGCGGGAGGCGGACGGTCCGGACCCGGCCCAGTTGCCAGGTGACCGCACGCCGGTGGCCGTCGACCGGTTCGGCACCACGGCCGAGGAGCAGCTCGACGGTGAGTCGCTGGACTACAAGCTCGACCGGGAGCAGTACGAGCGGCCGGCCGACGACCCGCTGGCCGGCCCGGTGGATCCGGACATCGCGGCGGAAGCCGACAGCGAGGAGGCCGCGGCACAGGCCCAGCTCGACGCGGACGTGATCGATCCGGGGCCGACCTCGGACCCGAACTCGCCGGTCTCCATCTACGACCACGGCCAGCTCGGCACGGTGGCCGGACACGAGGTGGGACGGCTCGTCGAACCGGACGAGGGGGTCCGCAGCGACCAGGAGAGCGATTCCGTCGCGTACGACGCGGGGGCCGCCGGTGGTGGGGCCAGCGCCGAGGAGCTGGCGATCCACGAGACCCGCCCGCCCGAGGCGCACTGACCCGGGGCGGTCACTCGTCCAGACCCTGCTCGATCGCATAACGGGTCAGCTCGACCCGGTTGTGCAGCTGCAGTTTGCCCAGGGTGTTCTGGACGTGGTTCTGCACGGTCCGGTGGGACAGCCCGAGCCGCCCGGCGATCTGCTTGTAGGACATGCCCTTGGCCACCAGGCGCAGCACCTCGGTCTCCCGCTCGGTGAGTCGGGGTGCCGCGCCGCCGCGGCCGGCCGGGCCGCCCTCGGTGGGGTCGGCGGCGAGCCGGCGGTACTCGCCGAGGACCAGCCCGGCCAGCCCGGGGGTGAAGACCGGCTCGCCGGCGGCGGTCCGGCGCACCGCGTCCAGGAAGTCGGCCGGCGCGGCCGACTTCAGCAGGTAACCGGTGGCACCGGCCTTCACCGCGTCGAGGACGCCCTGCTGCTCCGCGCTGGCCGAGAGCATCAGCACCCGTACGTCGGGCAGCACCACGCGCAGCCCGTGGATCACCTCGACCCCGGAGATGTCCGGCAGTTGCAGGTCCAGGACGACCACGTCGGGACGCGCCGAGGCGGCCACCCGGACCGCCTGCCGCCCCTCGCCGCTGGTGGCCACCACCAGGTGCCCGGCCTCGCCCAGGTCGCGGGCCACCCCCTCGCGCCACATCGGGTGGTCGTCGACCACCATCACCCGGATCACCGGTCGGTCCGCTCGACGGTCAGTTCCACCTCGGTGCCGTGGCCCGGCGCGGAGTGGATCCGCACCGATCCGCCGAGGTCGGCGACCCGGCCCCGGATGGACTGCGCGACACCGAGCCGGCCCTGGTGGGCCGCCTCGACCAGCCGGCCCTGCGGCATGCCCGGTCCTTCGTCGCGTATCGAGACCGTCACTGTCGTCTCCTCATCCTCGATCAACACCCAGGCCCGGCCGCCGGCGTGCCGGTCGACGTTGTCCAACGCCGCGCCGGCCGCCGCGGCCAGTTCCCGGGCCACCCGGGCGGGCAGCGGC
Above is a window of Micromonospora yangpuensis DNA encoding:
- a CDS encoding glycosyltransferase, with translation MRVGLVCAHAGPSPHADGPAVGTHQHIARVAAELAERGHDVRVYERREGTELADTAEVGGYRVERVPVGPPAPTPTAKLVPYVPEFGRWLTERWSGQWQPEVVHGHYWIGGLAAATAVRETAVPVVQTFHSLGVEQLRHLGRRYGGPGERIPLERALTRAVDIAVAQCNDEVDELTRMGLRRAAVAMVPAGVDVTQFHPDGEAAPREQRSRILSVGGLAAGHGQDDLIRAMRLVGDAELVIAGGPPAGRLADHAEARRLRELAEQHGVGEQVRIVGAVPHDQMATWYRSADVVACTPHYSSAGRVSLEAMACGVPVVGYSMGGIADAVVDEVTGRLVPPGDVRTLGVTLRRLLADNAGRFAYGHAAVDRVRCSYTWERTAGALERLYERVVGRRKPVEA
- the hisN gene encoding histidinol-phosphatase translates to MTRYADDLALAHLLADRADAVSTARFRALDLRVEAKPDLTPVSDADTAVEREIRAVLAARRPGDGLLGEEYGEQPPTGAAGRRWVVDPIDGTKNFIRGVPVWATLIALLEADRPVLGLVSAPALGRRWWGALGAGAHAGPDLAGGTPIRVSGVGRLADASFCYSSLDGWIAGGRLDGMLGLMRDTWRSRAYGDFYGYMLLAEGALDVMVEPELSLWDIAALVPIVTEAGGVFTDLTGRPAPGDGSAVASNGPLHADILARLGRPAAR
- a CDS encoding ATP-binding protein codes for the protein MSWAENAAAHSGSAVPTDRRTPPEVRCRVEAGPGTGTVRLDGVLTRADGEAVRDALLAAVWEHAGPVLVDLTGLRGAEPSADRVFAEAHRAVAGWPTAGLVLLDPAEVTGRGGSAPLDPYAPRLCATLAEARAALAGARSTPAVDVDLAPVVGAARQARALIGASCQRWELPELVEPGCIAVTELVNNVVAHAGTTMTVRLAPQLGALRLAVRDRSRRLPSYAGLAPPTSTGGRGLLLIDTVARRWGSTAVPDGKVVWCVLHAEDELSFPR
- the rsgA gene encoding ribosome small subunit-dependent GTPase A, giving the protein MLADAGPDVPVVTAMRARELGRKSVVVGDRVGLVGDTSGVAGALARIVRIAERRSVLRRTADDDETTAEGRLERVVVANADQLVIVSALADPPPRTGFVDRCLVAAYDAGIEPLLCLTKADLAGPEQVVDYYTELELPYVLIRPDGDLAALRALLAGRVSVLVGHSGVGKSTLVNRLVPDAERAVGVVSAIGRGRHTSTSAVALRLPTDGEPAWIVDTPGVRSFGLAHVSADSLLHGFPDLVEGTVDCPPNCPHTADEVDCALDAWVAGGRADGRRLASYRRLLASRAGEPNPGSTETAEPGDPPPRL
- a CDS encoding DUF5709 domain-containing protein, whose product is MRDDEFPTPVSDPEADGLPDTADDDSTAHDDVATGREADGPDPAQLPGDRTPVAVDRFGTTAEEQLDGESLDYKLDREQYERPADDPLAGPVDPDIAAEADSEEAAAQAQLDADVIDPGPTSDPNSPVSIYDHGQLGTVAGHEVGRLVEPDEGVRSDQESDSVAYDAGAAGGGASAEELAIHETRPPEAH
- a CDS encoding response regulator; its protein translation is MVVDDHPMWREGVARDLGEAGHLVVATSGEGRQAVRVAASARPDVVVLDLQLPDISGVEVIHGLRVVLPDVRVLMLSASAEQQGVLDAVKAGATGYLLKSAAPADFLDAVRRTAAGEPVFTPGLAGLVLGEYRRLAADPTEGGPAGRGGAAPRLTERETEVLRLVAKGMSYKQIAGRLGLSHRTVQNHVQNTLGKLQLHNRVELTRYAIEQGLDE